The segment GGGGCGGAAGTCGACGGTGTCCTCGTCGATGTCGCGCACCATCTCCATCGCCAGGGGCGCCATCCGGCACTCGGTGTATCGCATGGCGGCGGCGGAGTCGTTGCCCGGCGAGCCGAAGTTGCCCTGGCCGTTGATCAGCGGCGCGCGCAGCACCCACGGCTGCGCGAGGCGGACCATGGTGTCGTAGATCGCGGTGTCGCCGTGCGGGTGGTACTGACCCATCACGTCACCGACGACGCGCGAGCACTTCGAGAAGCCGCGGTCGGGGCGGTAGCCGCCGTCGTACATCGCGTAGAGGATCCGTCGGTGCACCGGCTTGAGCCCGTCGCGCACGTCGGGCAGCGCGCGCCCGACGATCACCGTCATCGCGTAGTCGATGTAGGACTGCTGCATCAGGGTCTGCAGCTCGATCGGCTGGATGCGGTCGTCGCCGAAGCCGAAGCCGCCGGCGCCGGTGCTGTCGGTGGGGGTCTCAGTCATGATTCGCTTCTCTCTGGCGTTCTAGGAATGTCTAGGGCTGGTCGTAGATGCGACTAGCGGCCTAGATATCGAGGAAACGGACGTCCTTGGCGTTGCGCTGGATGAAGGAGCGGCGCTGCTCGACGTCCTCGCCCATGAGGATCGAGAAGATCTCGTCGGCCTGGGCGGCGTCCTCGAGGGTCACCTGCTTCATCAGGCGGGCGTCGGGGTCCATCGTGGTCTCCCACAGCTCGTCGGCGTTCATCTCGCCGAGACCCTTGTAGCGCTGGACCGGGTTCTCCTTGGGCAGCTTCTTGCCCTGGGCCAGCCCGTCGGCCTGGAGAGCGTCGCGCTCGGCGTCGGAGTAGACGAACTCGTGCTCGGCCGGCTTGTTCCAGCGCAGGCGGTAGAGCGGCGGCTGCGCCATGTAGACGTAGCCGTGCTCGATCAGCGGCTTCATGAAGCGGAAGAGGAGCGTCAGCAGCAGGGTGTTGATGTGGTGGCCGTCGACGTCGGCGTCGGCCATCATCACGACCTTGTGGTAGCGCAGCTTGTCGAGGTTGAACTCCTCGTGGATGCCGGTGCCGAGGGCGGAGATGATCGCCTGGACCTCGGTGTTGGCGAGCACCTTGTCGATGCGGGCCTTCTCGACGTTGAGGATCTTGCCGCGGATCGGGAGGATCGCCTGGATGCGCGGGTCGCGGCCCTGGCGCGCGGAGCCGCCGGCCGAGTCGCCCTCGACGATGAAGACCTCGCACTCGACCGGGTTGGTCGACTGGCAGTCGCTGAGCTTGCCGGGGAGACCGCCGCCGCCGAGGAGGCCCTTGCGTCCGCGCGCGAGCTCGCGGGCCTTGCGGGCGGCGATCCGGGCGTTGGCGGCGGCCTGGGACTTGCGGACGATGTCGCGACCCTCGGCCGGGTTCTCCTCGAACCAGGCACCCAGCTGGTCGTTCATGATCCGCTGGGTGAAGCCCTTGGCCTCGGTGTTGCCGAGCTTGGTCTTGGTCTGGCCCTCGAACTGCGGCTCGCCGAGCTTGATGGAGACGATCGCCGTGAGGCCCTCGCGGATGTCGTCGCCCGAGACGCGGTCCTCCTTCTTCTTGATCAGGCCCCACTCCTCGCCCCAGTTGTTGACCAGGGAGGTCAGCGAGGACCGGAAGCCCTCCTCGTGCGTGCCACCCTCGTGGGTGTTGATGTTGTTGGCGAACGTGTGGACCGACTCGGTGTAGGAGGTGTTCCACTGCATCGCGACCTCGAGGCTCATGTGCTGGCCCGAGGCACCCTCGGCCGTCTCGGCCTCGAAGGAGATGACCGTGGCGTTGGCCTTGTCCTTGCGGCGGTTGAGGTGCTCGACGTAGTCGACGAGGCCGCGGTCGTACTTGAAGACCTGCTCGAGGCCGCCCGACTCGGCGCGCTTGATGGCGTCGTGCCCGGCGCTGTCGATGCCGGCATCGACGGTGTCGTCCTGCACCGCGTCGACGCGCGACTCGGCGTCGGCCCGCTCGTCACGCACGACGAACTCGACGCCCTTGTTGAGGAACGCCATCTCGCGCAGGCGCGAGGTGATGGTCTCGAGGTTGTAGTTGGTGGCCTCGAAGATGTCCTCCGAGGCGTACCAGGTCACCGTCGTGCCGGTGCCCTCGCCCGCCTCGAGCGGGCGCACCTGCGCGAGGTCGGCGTCGGGGACGCCGAGCTGGAAGGCCTGGCGCCACAGGTGACCGCGGTTCTTCACCTCGGCGACCAGGCGCGAGGACAGCGCGTTGACCACCGAGACGCCCACGCCGTGGAGACCGCCGGAGACCTTGTAGCCGCCGCCGCCGAACTTGCCGCCGGCGTGGAGCATCGTCAGGGCCATCGTCAGCGCGGGCATGTCCTGGCCTGGGGCCGTGTCGGTCGGGATGCCGCGACCGTTGTCCTCGACCCGGACCCCGCCGTCGGACTGGAGCGTCAGCACGATCCGGGTCGCGTAGCCGGCGAGCGCCTCGTCGACACCGTTGTCCACGATCTCCCAGATCAGGTGGTGCAGGCCGCGCTCGCCGGTGGAGCCGATGTACATGCCGGGGCGCTTGCGCACCGCCTCGAGACCCTCGAGCACCTGGATCGCGGAGGCGTCGTACTCCACGCTGCCGTCGACGGCCGTCGTGGACCGCTTCTCCTCGACAGCCTCCTCCACGGCTGCGGCCAGCGCCTCGGCGCGCTCGGTCTCGCTCGGACCGTCGGCAGGCTGTGGATCAGGAGCGGAACCGGGAGCGGCGTCGGTGGTGGCCGGAGTGGACTCGTGGTTCTCTTCGCTCAAGGCACAGCCTTCTGCTCATCGACCCGGACGAGATCCGGGTGCGTTCGACATGAGTCGAGTCGCGGCGGTTGCGGGGCAACACGGCGTGCGACTCGTGACCGTCATATTACCTGTCAGGGCGCCTGAACCGAAGCACCAACCCCCGCTTGGGGATGGATCCAGGGGAAAATGTGCCCTCAGCGGGCCTGTGGAGGCCTGTCAGCCGGTCGAACAGGGGGGTCGGTGGGTCCCCATGTGGTCCGGAGGCTCGCAGATCGGCAGAACGCGGCTCAGCCGTAGGTATCGCGCGGACCGCGACCGTCGCGGCTCGACAGCCGCCCCTTGGTCCAGCTCGGCAGGTGGGGTCCGAGCACCTCGATCAGGGTCACGGTGCCGTGCCCGAGCTCCTCGTTGAGACGTCGTACGACGGTGGGCGCGAGCAGCTTGAGCTGGGTGGCCCAGGCGGTCGAGTCGGTGCGCACCACCAGCCGGCCGTCGTCGAACGACTCCGGCGTGCAGTGGTCGGCCACCTCGTCGCCGACCAGCTCGGCCCACCGCCCGAAGACCCCTTGGACCTTGAGGTCGAGCTCCCAGCCGTGGTTGGCGATGAGCCGCCCCATCGCCTGGTCGAGCAGCTGCGGGTCGCGGTCGTCGGGTCGCGCGCCGGAGGACTTCGTGAACGTACGACGGCGGAAGGTCGAGGACTTCTTCCGTGGTTTGCCGCCCGGCGTGGCGCCCGCTGCCCGGGCCGCCGCGCGCGCCAGGTCGAGCCCGTCGGGCTGGTGCTCGGCAGCCGCGTCGCCCGGCGCGGGCTCGTCGGACACCCCTTCGGGGGTG is part of the Nocardioides cavernae genome and harbors:
- a CDS encoding DUF721 domain-containing protein, which produces MTTDDRPTDPTPEGVSDEPAPGDAAAEHQPDGLDLARAAARAAGATPGGKPRKKSSTFRRRTFTKSSGARPDDRDPQLLDQAMGRLIANHGWELDLKVQGVFGRWAELVGDEVADHCTPESFDDGRLVVRTDSTAWATQLKLLAPTVVRRLNEELGHGTVTLIEVLGPHLPSWTKGRLSSRDGRGPRDTYG
- the gyrB gene encoding DNA topoisomerase (ATP-hydrolyzing) subunit B, producing MEEAVEEKRSTTAVDGSVEYDASAIQVLEGLEAVRKRPGMYIGSTGERGLHHLIWEIVDNGVDEALAGYATRIVLTLQSDGGVRVEDNGRGIPTDTAPGQDMPALTMALTMLHAGGKFGGGGYKVSGGLHGVGVSVVNALSSRLVAEVKNRGHLWRQAFQLGVPDADLAQVRPLEAGEGTGTTVTWYASEDIFEATNYNLETITSRLREMAFLNKGVEFVVRDERADAESRVDAVQDDTVDAGIDSAGHDAIKRAESGGLEQVFKYDRGLVDYVEHLNRRKDKANATVISFEAETAEGASGQHMSLEVAMQWNTSYTESVHTFANNINTHEGGTHEEGFRSSLTSLVNNWGEEWGLIKKKEDRVSGDDIREGLTAIVSIKLGEPQFEGQTKTKLGNTEAKGFTQRIMNDQLGAWFEENPAEGRDIVRKSQAAANARIAARKARELARGRKGLLGGGGLPGKLSDCQSTNPVECEVFIVEGDSAGGSARQGRDPRIQAILPIRGKILNVEKARIDKVLANTEVQAIISALGTGIHEEFNLDKLRYHKVVMMADADVDGHHINTLLLTLLFRFMKPLIEHGYVYMAQPPLYRLRWNKPAEHEFVYSDAERDALQADGLAQGKKLPKENPVQRYKGLGEMNADELWETTMDPDARLMKQVTLEDAAQADEIFSILMGEDVEQRRSFIQRNAKDVRFLDI